One window of Rasiella rasia genomic DNA carries:
- a CDS encoding aminopeptidase P family protein, whose protein sequence is MKYHPISSDLYINNRKNFMAQMKPSSLAVFNSNDIYPVSADSTMPFQQARDILFLSGVDQEESILVLFPDAPDPKHREMLFLKETNEHIAVWEGEKLTKQTAFETSGIKTVFWLQEFDKVFYEVMTQTDTIYFNTNEHYRANVETETREARFIKTTKDKFPAHSWAKSNPILQRLRSVKDAIEIDLMQTACNITEKGFKRVLGFVKPGVWEFEIEAEYMHEFLRNRSKGFAYTPIIASGNNANVLHYIENNQQCQDGDLILMDVGAEYANYSSDMSRTIPVNGKFTPRQKEVYNAVNRVKNDATKMLVPGTMWKEYHIEVGKLMTSELLGLGLLDKADVQNENPDWPAYKKYFMHGTSHHIGLDTHDYGLLWEPMKANMVFTVEPGIYIPDEGFGIRLEDDVVIQESGEPFNLMRNIPIEAEEIEDLMNK, encoded by the coding sequence ATGAAATATCACCCAATATCTTCAGATTTATACATTAATAACCGCAAGAACTTTATGGCACAGATGAAGCCCAGTAGTCTAGCCGTTTTTAACAGTAACGATATCTACCCCGTTAGTGCCGATAGTACTATGCCCTTTCAACAGGCACGTGATATCTTATTTCTAAGTGGCGTAGATCAAGAAGAGAGTATTTTGGTATTATTTCCTGATGCGCCAGATCCAAAACATCGTGAGATGCTTTTCTTAAAAGAAACAAATGAGCATATTGCTGTATGGGAAGGTGAAAAACTTACCAAGCAAACAGCATTTGAAACTAGTGGTATTAAGACTGTATTTTGGCTACAAGAGTTTGACAAGGTATTCTACGAGGTAATGACCCAGACAGATACTATTTATTTTAACACCAATGAACATTATAGAGCCAATGTAGAAACTGAAACTCGAGAAGCTCGCTTTATTAAAACAACAAAAGATAAGTTTCCTGCACATAGCTGGGCGAAAAGCAACCCAATATTGCAACGCTTGCGTTCTGTAAAAGATGCCATTGAAATTGATTTAATGCAAACGGCTTGCAACATTACTGAAAAGGGCTTTAAAAGAGTACTAGGGTTTGTAAAACCTGGAGTTTGGGAGTTTGAAATTGAAGCTGAATACATGCATGAATTTTTAAGAAACCGCTCAAAGGGCTTTGCATACACACCAATTATTGCTAGTGGGAATAACGCAAATGTGTTACACTACATTGAGAATAATCAGCAATGCCAAGACGGCGACCTTATCTTGATGGATGTTGGTGCAGAATACGCTAATTACAGTAGTGACATGTCGCGCACCATTCCCGTGAACGGAAAATTTACGCCAAGACAAAAAGAGGTTTACAACGCGGTAAATCGTGTAAAAAATGATGCAACAAAGATGTTGGTACCAGGCACTATGTGGAAAGAATACCATATAGAAGTTGGTAAGCTAATGACATCAGAATTATTGGGGTTAGGATTGCTAGACAAGGCAGATGTACAAAATGAAAATCCAGATTGGCCAGCCTACAAAAAATATTTTATGCACGGCACTTCGCATCATATTGGTCTAGATACTCACGATTATGGCTTGCTTTGGGAGCCCATGAAAGCAAACATGGTCTTTACCGTAGAACCAGGCATTTACATCCCAGACGAAGGATTTGGAATAAGACTGGAAGATGATGTCGTTATTCAAGAATCTGGTGAGCCCTTTAACCTTATGCGAAATATCCCGATTGAAGCCGAAGAAATTGAAGACTTGATGAACAAATAG
- the brnQ gene encoding branched-chain amino acid transport system II carrier protein, which produces MNFNKQTYLTAFALFSLFFGAGNLILPPFLGYNAGENWIWVLLGFAASAVIIPILAIYGHARLQGTMLDFAKKISPSIALVYCILVYAISVALPAPRTASVTYEMAIQPYFEISSLWLSTAYFALVLIFALNRTRIISLIGKFLTPLIIILLLCIIGVGLFGETEAMRASIFDNGLSAGVLEGYQTFDAIGGVVVGGVIVISLALQGKYNYAEKKRMIAKSGFLAGVGLFAIYGGLIALGAFYSGTISVENRTELLTILSTETLGSIGTAFLAVLVALACFTTAVGIITGTADFVKGRCKNAHAAYVITVVFGCVLGVIMGQFDVHYIIDIALPALMFIYPITIVLIILNVLPERYATSLLFRAVILVTFICSIPDFLSFFMPEGALVNLKEYIPLSQHSMGWVLPALVTYILVLLFSKKKNSIVV; this is translated from the coding sequence ATGAATTTTAACAAACAAACCTATCTTACCGCCTTTGCACTTTTTTCACTTTTCTTTGGTGCCGGGAATTTAATTTTACCTCCTTTTTTAGGCTATAACGCTGGCGAAAACTGGATTTGGGTTTTACTTGGTTTTGCTGCCTCTGCCGTTATAATTCCGATTTTAGCAATTTACGGACATGCACGCCTACAGGGAACCATGTTAGACTTTGCCAAAAAGATATCACCTAGTATTGCATTGGTATATTGCATTTTGGTGTATGCTATTTCGGTAGCACTGCCCGCCCCAAGAACTGCTTCAGTAACCTATGAAATGGCAATACAGCCTTATTTTGAAATCAGCTCCTTATGGCTTAGCACAGCTTATTTTGCACTAGTTCTAATTTTTGCACTAAACAGAACACGAATCATCAGCTTGATAGGTAAATTTCTCACACCTTTAATAATCATTTTATTACTCTGCATTATTGGTGTTGGTCTATTTGGAGAAACAGAAGCAATGCGTGCTTCAATTTTCGACAACGGACTCTCGGCAGGAGTTTTGGAAGGGTATCAAACATTTGACGCCATAGGCGGTGTTGTGGTGGGTGGTGTCATTGTTATTTCGCTAGCACTACAAGGTAAATACAACTATGCCGAAAAGAAAAGAATGATTGCCAAGTCGGGCTTCTTAGCCGGTGTAGGATTATTTGCTATATACGGTGGCCTCATTGCACTAGGAGCTTTTTATAGCGGGACGATTTCCGTAGAAAATCGAACAGAACTACTCACTATTTTGAGTACAGAAACGCTAGGAAGCATTGGGACGGCATTTTTAGCAGTGCTAGTTGCCTTGGCTTGCTTTACTACAGCAGTGGGTATAATTACTGGTACAGCCGATTTTGTAAAGGGACGCTGTAAAAATGCTCATGCAGCCTATGTTATAACTGTTGTTTTTGGTTGTGTCTTAGGCGTAATTATGGGGCAATTTGATGTACATTATATTATTGACATAGCGCTTCCGGCACTTATGTTTATCTACCCAATTACCATTGTTTTAATTATATTAAATGTTTTGCCAGAGCGGTATGCAACGTCGCTGCTTTTTAGGGCAGTGATTTTAGTTACATTTATATGTAGTATCCCAGACTTCTTAAGCTTTTTTATGCCAGAAGGTGCTCTTGTTAATTTGAAAGAATATATTCCTTTATCTCAGCATAGCATGGGATGGGTTTTACCTGCCTTGGTGACATATATACTAGTTTTGCTATTTAGTAAAAAGAAGAATAGCATAGTTGTTTAG
- a CDS encoding alpha/beta fold hydrolase, producing the protein MIFSYHNSPIYYTDQGSGPAIIFLHGFLESSTMWKEIIPHFTTSNRVITLDFPGHGKTPTIKETHSMEFFAAIVAELVAHLKIKQITVVGHSMGGYVSMAMTTLIPQQIRTLVLLASSPDSDSEARKQNRERALELVPNAKDAFVSMAISNLFNEHSRKQFSKEISEVKEEALALSVEGITAAIRGMKNRKNRTSMLKDFNNPKYMICGTNDSILPISSCETIAEATNTVLLKVTGSHMIHIEKRDEIVKLLHLIENNCV; encoded by the coding sequence ATGATTTTTTCCTATCACAACAGTCCGATATATTATACAGACCAAGGTAGTGGTCCAGCAATAATTTTTTTGCATGGCTTTTTAGAAAGCAGCACTATGTGGAAGGAGATAATTCCGCATTTCACTACTTCCAATCGTGTGATAACACTAGATTTCCCTGGTCATGGCAAAACTCCAACGATCAAAGAAACACATAGTATGGAATTTTTTGCTGCTATTGTAGCAGAACTAGTGGCACATCTTAAAATAAAACAAATTACGGTTGTTGGGCATTCTATGGGTGGCTATGTAAGCATGGCAATGACAACCTTAATTCCGCAGCAAATTAGAACTCTTGTACTTCTTGCGTCTAGTCCAGACTCAGATTCTGAAGCGCGTAAACAAAATAGGGAACGGGCGCTAGAACTTGTACCAAACGCGAAAGATGCTTTTGTAAGCATGGCAATTTCAAACTTATTTAATGAACATTCTAGAAAGCAGTTTAGTAAGGAAATTTCCGAAGTAAAAGAAGAAGCACTCGCTCTTTCTGTAGAAGGAATTACTGCTGCTATACGGGGTATGAAGAATAGAAAAAACAGAACTTCTATGCTGAAAGACTTTAACAACCCAAAATATATGATCTGTGGCACCAACGACTCTATTCTACCTATTAGTAGCTGCGAAACTATTGCTGAAGCCACCAATACCGTCTTATTAAAGGTAACCGGAAGTCATATGATTCATATCGAAAAAAGAGACGAAATTGTTAAATTATTGCATTTAATCGAAAATAATTGCGTTTAA